A region of Domibacillus sp. DTU_2020_1001157_1_SI_ALB_TIR_016 DNA encodes the following proteins:
- a CDS encoding AraC family transcriptional regulator, which translates to MSEKTYKHQRELAKLIEDFSKQDDVHPTPIPSLFVIRESIITEPISRVNEPSFCIILQGEKEVLLGEERFLYGPGHYIVASVDLPVTGQVCKASIDSPYLALKLEFTPSQILEVLNETDYQIGQGKNTKRAMFVSKVGPSLLDAVLRLARLLENPKHISILAPLYKKEIIYWILQGPHGEALEQMALEGSNASRIREVIDHIMNNFEKPFRIEELAEIANMSLSSLHRHFKEVTAMSPIQFQKQLRLQEARRLLLAESTDVAEVAFRVGYESQSQFSREYSRMFGFPPRVDLNRMRENDVYITKSNRL; encoded by the coding sequence ATGTCTGAGAAAACATACAAACACCAACGTGAACTTGCTAAACTCATTGAAGACTTTTCAAAACAGGACGATGTTCACCCTACGCCTATTCCATCTTTATTTGTCATACGTGAATCCATTATTACTGAACCTATTTCTAGAGTTAACGAGCCGTCGTTTTGCATTATCCTCCAAGGAGAGAAAGAGGTGTTGCTTGGAGAGGAACGATTTTTGTATGGTCCTGGTCACTATATTGTGGCTTCAGTTGACTTGCCAGTAACAGGTCAAGTATGCAAAGCCTCAATAGACTCTCCCTATTTAGCTCTAAAACTTGAATTCACACCAAGCCAAATATTAGAGGTTTTAAATGAAACAGATTATCAAATTGGACAGGGTAAGAACACTAAACGAGCTATGTTCGTTAGCAAAGTAGGACCATCTTTGTTAGATGCAGTTCTTAGATTAGCTCGTTTATTAGAGAATCCAAAACATATCTCTATTCTTGCTCCATTGTATAAAAAAGAAATTATTTATTGGATTTTACAAGGTCCACATGGTGAAGCACTTGAGCAAATGGCTTTAGAAGGTAGCAATGCCTCTAGAATAAGAGAGGTTATAGACCATATCATGAATAATTTTGAAAAACCTTTTCGAATAGAAGAGCTTGCCGAAATTGCGAATATGAGTCTCTCATCGTTACATCGACATTTTAAAGAGGTTACAGCTATGAGCCCCATTCAGTTTCAAAAACAATTAAGATTGCAGGAAGCTAGACGCTTATTATTAGCTGAATCAACAGATGTAGCCGAAGTTGCATTTAGGGTGGGGTACGAAAGTCAATCGCAATTCAGTCGAGAATATTCCCGAATGTTTGGTTTTCCACCTAGAGTAGATTTAAACAGGATGAGAGAGAACGACGTTTATATTACGAAAAGTAACAGATTGTGA
- a CDS encoding sigma 54-interacting transcriptional regulator encodes MNIEQKVKRLEDILIIAPYPELAKDAMQLREKTDIPFSLISGDPKNPWQQQINPATRVIISRGGMAKSLRKMQELPVIDVPVTPADILKSISAVARSGYKKIAIITPANILSKPSRVMELSDQLQLIFVTDADGSIENVVKRLIEDEKVEAIIGDRVSAQIALQHHVHSHLLKSSEESVLTALDTATNVLRAQTSERTKTKEMQSILDVIHEAVLTIDPDGIIKVYNDAAKRIFGFPQDIAGRKYSDCFTDPVLLNVIEEKKEERQMLHTLANGKKIVIHHIPIYIDSIFQGSVGIYQEISKIQNMELNIRKRLNDRGLTAKNTFDDFVTTNTEMKQVVTEARSYAQSEATILVYGETGTGKELFAQSIHNASKRNKGPFVSVNCAALSENLLESELFGYVEGAFTGAIKGGRPGLFELAHGGSLFLDEIGEISLPFQAKLLRVLQEKEVRRIGGDRIIPIDVRVICATNKPLFDLTQEGLFREDLYYRLSVLELSLIPLRDRKEDIIPLAISFLKAEMQRENRVLVWENTDVFLPLIDHQWLGNARELQNAIHRLVICTPEGTITQDLVSQIIQSIKKKQKTAQKLEVEISTDFRKMETDIWRKLLNQYDGNKERLCEVYNISKTTLWRKLLIDNNEQIGE; translated from the coding sequence ATGAACATTGAACAGAAGGTGAAGAGATTGGAAGATATTTTAATTATTGCTCCGTATCCGGAGCTTGCAAAAGATGCAATGCAGCTTCGTGAAAAAACAGATATTCCGTTCTCGCTAATATCAGGTGATCCTAAAAATCCCTGGCAGCAACAAATTAACCCGGCAACGAGAGTGATTATTTCAAGGGGAGGCATGGCCAAATCTCTTCGGAAAATGCAGGAGTTACCGGTAATTGATGTACCGGTTACCCCGGCGGATATTTTGAAATCAATTAGTGCCGTTGCCCGTAGCGGTTACAAAAAAATTGCTATCATTACTCCAGCAAATATTTTGTCTAAACCAAGCCGCGTGATGGAATTGTCGGATCAACTACAGTTAATATTCGTTACAGATGCGGACGGAAGCATTGAAAATGTCGTGAAAAGATTAATTGAAGATGAAAAAGTCGAAGCCATTATCGGAGATAGAGTTTCTGCGCAAATTGCGCTTCAGCATCACGTTCATAGCCATTTGCTGAAGTCTAGTGAAGAATCAGTGCTCACAGCATTGGATACAGCCACGAATGTTCTTCGGGCTCAGACAAGCGAACGAACGAAAACAAAGGAAATGCAGTCAATTCTGGATGTCATCCATGAGGCAGTACTCACAATTGATCCAGACGGTATTATTAAAGTATATAATGACGCAGCTAAAAGGATATTTGGGTTTCCCCAGGATATTGCCGGTCGAAAATATTCGGACTGTTTTACAGATCCCGTTTTGCTGAACGTCATTGAGGAGAAAAAAGAAGAGCGTCAAATGCTTCATACGTTAGCAAATGGGAAAAAGATCGTCATTCATCATATTCCTATTTATATTGATTCTATTTTCCAAGGATCAGTAGGAATCTACCAGGAAATAAGTAAAATCCAAAACATGGAGTTGAATATACGAAAACGGCTGAATGATCGAGGGTTAACGGCAAAAAATACCTTTGATGACTTTGTCACTACTAATACTGAAATGAAGCAGGTGGTCACCGAAGCTAGATCATATGCTCAGTCTGAAGCAACAATATTAGTCTATGGAGAAACGGGAACGGGAAAAGAATTATTTGCACAAAGCATTCATAACGCAAGCAAAAGAAACAAAGGACCGTTTGTTTCGGTTAATTGTGCTGCACTAAGCGAGAATTTATTGGAAAGCGAATTGTTTGGGTATGTAGAAGGGGCGTTCACCGGTGCAATTAAAGGCGGCAGGCCCGGCCTGTTTGAATTAGCACACGGCGGTTCGCTGTTTTTAGATGAAATCGGGGAAATCTCTCTTCCTTTTCAAGCGAAATTGCTGCGTGTGCTACAGGAAAAAGAAGTAAGAAGAATTGGAGGAGACCGGATTATCCCGATTGATGTTCGCGTGATATGTGCAACGAACAAGCCGTTATTTGATTTAACACAGGAAGGGTTGTTTCGAGAAGATTTATATTATCGACTTAGTGTGTTGGAGCTGAGTTTAATCCCACTTCGTGATCGAAAAGAAGATATCATTCCTTTAGCCATTTCATTTCTAAAAGCAGAAATGCAACGGGAAAATCGAGTATTGGTTTGGGAGAATACAGACGTTTTTCTTCCTTTAATTGATCATCAGTGGCTCGGGAACGCAAGAGAACTTCAAAATGCGATTCATCGTTTAGTTATTTGCACGCCGGAAGGAACGATTACACAGGATCTTGTTTCGCAAATTATTCAATCGATAAAAAAGAAGCAAAAAACAGCACAAAAACTCGAAGTAGAGATTTCAACGGATTTCAGAAAAATGGAGACGGACATTTGGAGAAAGTTGTTAAACCAATATGATGGAAACAAAGAGCGCTTATGCGAGGTATATAATATTAGTAAAACAACTTTATGGAGGAAATTACTAATCGATAATAACGAACAAATAGGAGAGTAA
- a CDS encoding glycerophosphodiester phosphodiesterase family protein, producing MSSIIVSGQAAAAAETSFGPKGFDLQAHRGGMGLTVESSIASFSHALELGVSTLELDVQITEDDKAVVTHDRKISNAVCKDTAPAFENDPEYPYVGKYIKDLTLEQVRTMDCGSLSKPQYPGQVTSPGAKMLLLTDVFDLVKQYDAKKVWMNIETKVEAGAPQETAPREDFVHIVAREVREAGMLDRVSIQSFDWGSLMMMREVEPSLPIVALTNGPQFLQPGQPGASPWLGGIDIDDFGGDLVAAAHSFGADAISPVHGFPQNGKITDENYEPYVTAKMVDDAHQSGMKVIPWTVDDKATMNKLVDDGVDGIITDYPDRLRKVMAEHGFKLPKKYKALK from the coding sequence ATGAGTTCAATTATAGTTTCAGGGCAGGCGGCAGCTGCAGCCGAAACGTCTTTTGGTCCAAAAGGGTTCGACCTGCAAGCACACCGTGGGGGCATGGGACTCACTGTTGAATCTTCTATTGCATCGTTTTCACATGCGCTGGAACTTGGTGTGAGTACGCTCGAGCTCGATGTACAGATCACTGAGGACGATAAAGCGGTGGTTACCCATGATCGAAAGATATCAAACGCAGTCTGTAAGGATACAGCTCCTGCATTTGAAAATGACCCGGAGTATCCTTATGTGGGGAAATACATAAAAGACCTAACCCTTGAGCAGGTCCGCACGATGGACTGCGGTTCGTTGAGTAAGCCGCAATACCCTGGACAGGTGACGAGTCCCGGAGCAAAAATGCTTTTGCTGACTGACGTTTTTGATCTGGTAAAACAGTATGATGCGAAAAAGGTTTGGATGAACATCGAAACAAAAGTTGAAGCAGGTGCTCCACAGGAGACGGCTCCACGTGAAGATTTTGTCCATATTGTAGCCCGTGAAGTTCGTGAGGCGGGAATGCTCGACCGGGTTTCGATTCAAAGCTTTGACTGGGGTTCTCTAATGATGATGCGTGAAGTCGAGCCAAGCCTTCCGATCGTGGCACTGACAAACGGTCCTCAATTCCTGCAGCCAGGACAGCCGGGAGCGTCACCTTGGCTTGGAGGCATCGATATAGATGACTTCGGAGGAGACCTTGTTGCGGCTGCTCATTCGTTCGGAGCTGATGCGATCTCACCGGTACACGGATTTCCCCAAAACGGCAAGATTACAGATGAGAACTATGAACCTTATGTAACAGCAAAGATGGTAGATGATGCACATCAGTCAGGTATGAAGGTCATCCCATGGACAGTAGACGATAAAGCTACAATGAATAAACTCGTGGATGACGGTGTAGACGGTATCATCACCGATTATCCGGATCGCCTCCGGAAAGTCATGGCAGAGCATGGTTTTAAGCTGCCGAAGAAATACAAAGCTTTAAAATAA
- a CDS encoding aldo/keto reductase: protein MEYVKLGNTGLDVSRFCLGCMGFGDATKWLHQWVLNEEDSRPVIKKALELGINFFDTANVYSLGTSEEYLGRALKDYANRDEVVITTKVHGQMHKGPNGSGLSRKVIMSEIDNSLKRLETDYVDLYIIHRWDYNTPIEETMEALHDVVKAGKARYIGASAMFAWQFQKALHVAEKNGWTKFVSMQNHLNLIYREEEREMLPLCKEEKIGVTPYSPLASGRLTRDWSVTTHRSETDQVQKSKYDATADSDRLVVERVGSIAEKHGVPRTHIALAWLLQKEPVTAPIIGATKISHLEDAVGALSVELTTEEIAYLEEPYVPHPIVGHN, encoded by the coding sequence ATGGAGTATGTGAAACTTGGTAATACAGGCTTAGATGTATCTCGATTTTGTCTTGGATGTATGGGTTTTGGAGATGCTACCAAATGGCTTCACCAATGGGTACTTAATGAAGAGGACTCTCGCCCCGTTATAAAAAAAGCACTTGAATTAGGGATTAATTTTTTTGATACAGCAAATGTATACTCCCTTGGTACAAGCGAAGAATATCTTGGACGAGCTCTAAAGGATTATGCGAATCGTGATGAAGTTGTAATAACAACTAAGGTACACGGACAAATGCATAAAGGTCCAAATGGTTCTGGTCTTTCCCGAAAAGTAATTATGAGTGAAATCGATAACAGTCTTAAGAGGTTGGAAACTGATTATGTAGACCTCTATATTATCCATCGTTGGGATTACAATACCCCTATTGAAGAAACGATGGAAGCTTTACATGACGTGGTGAAGGCTGGAAAAGCTAGATACATCGGTGCTTCTGCCATGTTCGCTTGGCAGTTCCAAAAGGCATTACATGTGGCAGAAAAAAATGGTTGGACGAAGTTTGTGTCCATGCAGAACCATTTAAACCTAATCTACCGTGAAGAGGAACGAGAAATGCTGCCTCTTTGTAAGGAAGAGAAAATTGGTGTCACTCCATATAGCCCTCTTGCATCAGGAAGATTAACGCGTGACTGGTCAGTAACAACGCATCGTTCCGAGACAGATCAGGTCCAAAAGTCTAAATATGATGCAACTGCTGATTCCGACCGATTAGTTGTGGAGCGTGTTGGATCTATTGCAGAAAAACACGGTGTACCTCGTACACACATTGCACTTGCTTGGCTACTACAGAAAGAACCAGTAACAGCTCCTATTATTGGGGCTACGAAAATATCGCATCTTGAAGATGCTGTAGGAGCTTTGTCAGTTGAGCTAACCACTGAAGAGATTGCATATCTTGAAGAGCCATATGTACCTCATCCAATAGTAGGTCATAATTAA
- a CDS encoding fumarate hydratase — protein MSEVSVDQIRSTVRKISVDQIRDTVATLCWEACYKLPEDIVEGFHRARESEQSPLGRSIIDQLIENASLAATEDRPYCHDTGLTVVFAEVGQDVYIDGGNFEEAIHEGIRKGYKEGYLRNSIVGDPLLRKNTNDNTPGVIHTKLVAGNQIKLTVLPKGGGSENMSAMKFLLPGEGVEGVKKFVLDTIIAAGGRACPPIVVGVGIGGSFDKVTEIAKKAVLRDIGQYHPEPHIAQLEKELLEEINKTGIGPQGLGGTNTSLWVSAETYGCHITALPVAVNIQCHAARKKSCVI, from the coding sequence ATGAGTGAAGTTTCAGTTGACCAAATCCGCAGCACCGTGAGAAAAATTTCCGTTGACCAAATTCGTGACACAGTAGCAACACTTTGCTGGGAGGCTTGTTACAAACTGCCAGAGGACATTGTAGAAGGATTTCATAGAGCGAGAGAATCAGAGCAGTCGCCGTTAGGACGATCCATTATTGACCAGCTCATTGAAAACGCTTCATTAGCCGCAACAGAAGATCGGCCGTACTGCCATGATACAGGACTGACGGTTGTTTTCGCTGAAGTGGGGCAGGATGTGTACATTGACGGAGGAAATTTTGAAGAGGCGATCCACGAAGGGATTCGCAAAGGCTATAAAGAAGGCTATTTGCGCAACTCTATTGTTGGAGATCCGTTGCTCCGAAAAAATACAAACGATAATACGCCGGGTGTGATACACACCAAACTCGTTGCTGGAAACCAAATTAAATTAACGGTTTTGCCAAAAGGTGGCGGAAGTGAAAATATGAGCGCCATGAAATTTCTGCTTCCGGGAGAGGGAGTAGAAGGAGTGAAGAAGTTTGTGCTAGATACGATTATAGCAGCAGGTGGAAGAGCGTGTCCGCCGATTGTGGTTGGTGTTGGGATCGGTGGAAGCTTTGACAAAGTAACAGAAATAGCTAAGAAGGCGGTCCTGCGTGATATTGGCCAGTACCATCCCGAACCACATATTGCACAGCTAGAAAAAGAATTGCTTGAAGAAATTAACAAGACGGGTATTGGTCCACAGGGGCTAGGCGGAACAAATACATCCTTATGGGTGTCTGCTGAAACATACGGATGTCATATCACAGCTCTACCCGTTGCGGTAAATATTCAATGTCACGCAGCTCGAAAAAAATCCTGCGTCATTTAA
- a CDS encoding FumA C-terminus/TtdB family hydratase beta subunit, translated as MAKVYIETPLTSEDVLSLHAGDEVFLNGVIYVARDAAHKRFLERFENNEQLPIDLRNQIIFYAGPTPPKPGQVIGSIAPTTASRMDPYTPAMFEYGVKGVIGKGPRSQSVKDACKNDKAICFSAIGGLSALLSDKVQAAEVVAYEDLGPEAIRELVVKDFPVLVVYDAHGKDLYEQEIAKYRTIAR; from the coding sequence ATGGCTAAAGTATATATAGAAACACCACTTACTAGTGAAGATGTTTTAAGTTTACATGCAGGGGATGAAGTCTTTTTAAATGGAGTTATTTATGTAGCGAGGGACGCTGCGCATAAGCGGTTTTTGGAGCGGTTTGAAAACAATGAACAACTGCCGATCGATTTACGTAACCAAATCATCTTTTATGCTGGACCAACACCACCTAAGCCTGGACAGGTTATTGGCTCTATCGCCCCTACAACAGCTTCCCGTATGGATCCTTATACTCCAGCTATGTTCGAATACGGGGTTAAGGGTGTGATTGGAAAAGGGCCACGCAGTCAATCTGTGAAAGACGCGTGTAAAAATGATAAAGCTATATGCTTTTCTGCCATTGGAGGGTTATCTGCCCTTCTAAGCGATAAGGTACAAGCTGCGGAGGTGGTCGCCTATGAAGATCTGGGTCCGGAGGCGATCCGTGAACTTGTTGTTAAGGATTTCCCTGTTTTAGTTGTTTATGATGCACATGGAAAAGACCTTTATGAACAGGAGATTGCTAAGTATCGAACAATAGCACGATAA